In the genome of Phlebotomus papatasi isolate M1 chromosome 2, Ppap_2.1, whole genome shotgun sequence, one region contains:
- the LOC129802557 gene encoding pre-mRNA splicing regulator USH1G: protein MSSDRFHKAARDGLLDVLKEGTAKELNTRDATGMTPVHCAAFVGRLDVLRLLVGRGGNPDKTDYYGNTALHIAAAKGHMQCVDFLVKFGVNLYAKDIERHNAKHLACLNNREDILIYLDSAIANLELTDRKKAKALQETAEKDCVKVIAKYNKYQQRMNQENDDDVHTMPHRTSTVLRAMRKLPLGGSKRDASATEASQQNNRANYSSHVRGTFSRSRGVQRHIPQWMRHAPKDAVADDFRVRKMDQSGKLTVSSLQGTRRGSEVLYVGTHTSTNGAKGERGRIRDVFEVGTISNDEDDTESLQNSYGNLSRSVSQPDFLAAVTNGDDLSEEVTMQRPSGLFNRPSLGTLAFRRSVTATLSQIAPDVSSIDSNDSRKRKPQKIKPRNQFVLSDSDTDVASSSDTDDQEDGQTPLERFLLAFGLQEYYPIFEKEKITLDILMILKEVDIEKLQLPLGPFRKLMNAIEDRRNALSNPGAITDSRL, encoded by the exons AGCTGCTAGAGATGGCCTTCTGGACGTCCTTAAGGAAGGTACAGCCAAAGAACTCAACACAAGAGATGCCACCGGGATGACCCCAGTCCATTGTGCTGCCTTTGTAGGTCGCTTAGATGTTCTTCGACTGCTCGTTGGAAGAGG AGGAAATCCAGACAAAACGGATTACTATGGGAATACAGCACTTCATATTGCAGCTGCCAAAGGTCATATGCAATGTGTGGATTTTTTGGTGAAATTTGGCGTTAATCTCTACGCGAAAGATATTGAAAGACACAATGCAAAG CATTTGGCGTGCTTGAACAATAGAGAGGATATCCTTATCTATCTCGATAGCGCAATTGCTAATTTGGAACTGACGGACAGGAAGAAAGCGAAAGCCCTGCAGGAGACAGCAGAGAAAGACTGTGTGAAGGTGATTGCCAAGTACAACAAGTATCAGCAACGGATGAATCAGGAGAATGACGATGATGTCCATACAATGCCCCATCGCACGTCCACTGTTCTCAGAGCAATGCGCAAACTTCCGCTGGGCGGAAGTAAGCGTGATGCATCAGCCACCGAAGCGAGTCAGCAGAACAATAGGGCCAACTACAGTTCCCACGTGCGTGGTACTTTCTCGCGATCGCGTGGTGTTCAGCGACACATTCCCCAGTGGATGCGCCATGCACCCAAGGACGCCGTTGCGGATGACTTCCGGGTGAGGAAGATGGATCAATCGGGGAAGCTTACGGTGAGCTCTCTCCAAGGAACACGGAGAGGCTCAGAGGTGCTCTACGTGGGCACACATACCTCAACAAATGGGGCCAAGGGGGAACGTGGTCGCATCAGGGATGTCTTTGAAGTTGGCACAATCAGCAATGACGAAGATGACACAGAGTCTCTTCAAAATTCCTACGGAAATCTCTCCAGATCCGTTAGTCAACCGGATTTCCTTGCTGCTGTAACCAATGGGGATGATCTCAGTGAGGAAGTCACTATGCAGAGACCTTCAGGACTTTTCAATAGGCCCTCACTAGGAACTCTAGCCTTCAG ACGCTCTGTAACTGCAACACTGTCTCAGATTGCCCCAGATGTCTCGTCCATTGACTCTAATGACTCCCGGAAAAGAAAGCCACAGAAGATAAAGCCAAGGAATCAGTTTGTTCTCTCTGACAGTGACACAGATGTAGCAAGTTCCAGTGACACAGATGATCAAGAAGACGGTCAAACTCCCTTAGAACGATTTCTACTGGCTTTCGGTCTGCAAGAGTACTACCCAAT CTTCGAGAAGGAAAAAATCACACTAGATATCTTAATGATTCTTAAGGAAGTCGACATTGAGAAGCTTCAACTGCCACTGGGACCATTCAGAAAGCTCATGAATGCTATTGAGGACCGCAGGAATGCCCTAAGTAATCCAGGAGCAATCACAGATAGTCGTTTGTAA
- the LOC129801089 gene encoding multidrug resistance protein homolog 49-like, with translation MVPITAFVIYMMNLIALKQTMRMRKIFLKSVLSQDMAWFDCKSGLDCATKITSSIDIIRDAIGEKIVTVLFLVFAFGFGVLFSLLMGWKLTIIMCITFTSINVAFSIFVGKSENRFTEQEIESYTNAGSIAEEVFNSIRTVTAFGGAEMETKRYAENLKIAEKSGIKKSFYSGLQNGIMWFLSFLGWAFGMFLGIHFMAKELDLPDDMRTYNAISILTIVSSLIHNSQLLTLTIPSLDIISTARSVFKAVYQVIDQKSGLDPFSMDGIMLDENFKGNIRFDNVAFRYPSRPTVEVLKGVSFTLQTQQTIALVGHSGCGKSTCIQLLQRLYDPSKGKITIDGVDMKQLNIGYLRSQIGVVQQEPVLFSGTIAENIRFGNPKASMEEIINAANISYCHRFIETLPDGYNTMLGENGAQLSGGQKQRIAIARAIVRNPKILLLDEATSALDADSESIVQKALDKASEGRTTLIISHRLSSIRKANQIIVFDQGQIVEKGTHEELMSKKGAFFNILLTEGCQNLYEIYSVTLSNVTFLIITAVLIGSATFVQNFSLGKAGVRITSMLRKLSFSAALKQEIAWFDIPENSVGALCTRLATDCTNVQGATGSRLAGNLQAMASVSVGVLIGLCLCWKLALVVSATLPLLLFVAVFDSHYAKASMEKVKKSMENASRIAVEAINNVRTVASLGQEQHVLDRFNKELAIAEIEVEKSIRFRGLAYSLNISMNFCTYAIAFLYAVSLISDGEVDFVDAVVIIEVISFGAWMTGIILMNAPNVNLAISSAANIFNLIDRLPSINDPNDQPVSEDITGNVNMDKVVFHYPSRPTAKVLRGFSLQIPQGKTIALVGPSGCGKSTCIQLLLRFYNPNQGRIDFDGASICDISLKHLRSQLALVSQEPILFDRTIAENIAYGDNSKKVSMEEIIEAAKEAQIHSEFITKLPLGYDTPLGPRGTQLSGGQKQRIAIARALVRKPKILLLDEPTSALDAECEKSVQTALDRASKNRTCIVIAHRLSTIQNADLICVIERGQIVKMGTYDEIINSGELDYQL, from the exons ATGGTTCCAATAACGGCTTTTGTGATATACATGATGAACCTTATTGCTCTAAAGCAGACAATGAGAATGAGAAAGATTTTCCTAAAATCCGTTCTTAGTCAAGATATGGCATGGTTTGATTGCAAAAGTGGTCTCGATTGTGCTACAAAAATTACCAGTAGCATCGATATAATTAGGGATGCCATTGGCGAGAAGATAGTGACAGTACTGTTCTTAGTCTTTGCCTTTGGCTTTGGAGTTCTTTTTTCTCTACTCATGGGCTGGAAGTTAACTATCATTATGTGTATTACCTTTACTTCGATTAATGTGGCTTTTTCGATTTTCGTCGGGAAATCCGAAAATCGCTTTACTGAACAAGAAATAGAAAGCTATACAAATGCCGGATCTATCGCTGAAGAGGTTTTTAATTCTATTCGGACTGTTACAGCATTTGGAGGAGCAGAAATGGAAACCAAAAGATATGCAGAAAATCTCAAGATAGCAGAAAAATCAGGGATTAAAAAAAGCTTCTACTCTGGGCTTCAGAATGGTATTATGTGGTTTCTATCATTTTTAGGATGGGCTTTTGGTATGTTTCTTGGTATTCATTTTATGGCTAAAGAACTAGATCTACCCGATGATATGAGAACATACAACGCTATCTCCATTCTGACAATTGTTTCAAGTTTAATACATAACTCGCAATTACTAACACTAACAATTCCGAGTTTAGATATAATATCTACAGCAAGAAGCGTTTTTAAAGCAGTTTACCAAGTTATCGATCAAAAGTCAGGGCTTGATCCTTTCAGTATGGATGGTATTATGTTAGACGAGAATTTTAAAGGGAATATTAGATTTGATAACGTTGCATTTCGATATCCTTCGAGACCAACCGTAGAAGTCCTGAAGGGTGTTAGCTTTACATTACAAACGCAACAAACTATTGCACTAGTTGGTCATTCAGGGTGTGGTAAATCCACATGCATACAACTCCTTCAACGGCTCTATGATCCTTCAAAG GGAAAGATTACAATTGATGGGGTTGATATGAAACAACTCAACATTGGCTATCTGAGATCTCAGATTGGAGTTGTACAGCAAGAACCAGTTTTGTTCTCAGGAACGATTGCTGAGAACATCCGATTCGGGAATCCTAAAGCTAGCATGGAGGAAATTATAAACGCGGCCAATATTTCATATTGCCATAGATTTATCGAGACACTTCCGGATGGATATAATACCATGCTGGGGGAAAATGGAGCCCAGTTATCAGGGGGTCAAAAACAGAGGATCGCTATAGCAAGAGCCATTGTTAGGAATCCGAAAATCCTCCTTTTAGATGAAGCCACTTCAGCTTTAGACGCAGACTCTGAAAGCATAGTTCAGAAAGCCCTGGATAAGGCATCAGAAGGTCGAACCACTTTGATCATCTCACACAGACTTTCAAGTATCCGAAAAGCTAACCAGATCATTGTTTTCGATCAAGGCCAGATTGTCGAAAAAGGAACCCATGAGGAACTTATGAGTAAGAAAGGAGCGTTTTTCAA CATACTCTTAACAGAGGGATGTCAGAATCTCT ATGAGATTTATAGCGTAACCCTTTCCAATGTCACTTTCTTGATAATAACAGCAGTTTTAATTGGATCAGCTACTTTTGTTCAGAATTTTTCACTGGGAAAAGCAGGAGTTCGTATCACATCAATGCTGAGAAAGTTGTCTTTCAGCGCAGCATTGAAGCAAGAAATCGCTTGGTTTGATATTCCGGAAAATTCTGTTGGAGCCCTCTGTACCAGACTTGCAACGGATTGTACAAATGTACAAGGAGCTACTGGTAGTCGCCTAGCTGGGAACTTGCAAGCTATGGCTTCTGTTTCAGTTGGGGTCCTGATAGGGCTATGTCTCTGCTGGAAACTTGCTTTAGTGGTATCGGCTACCTTACCCTTGCTTCTATTTGTGGCAGTCTTTGACTCACACTATGCGAAAGCGAGTATGGAAAAAGTCAAAAAGTCGATGGAAAACGCTTCGAGGATTGCAGTTGAAGCTATCAATAACGTACGAACTGTAGCAAGTTTAGGTCAAGAACAACATGTTCTCGATAGATTCAATAAAGAATTGGCAATAGCCGAAATTGAAGTAGAGAAAAGTATAAGATTTCGAGGTTTAGCCTATAGTTTGAATATATCTATGAATTTCTGTACTTATGCGATAGCTTTCCTGTACGCCGTATCGCTGATATCCGATGGAGAGGTTGATTTTGTAGATGCAGTTGT GATCATAGAAGTTATCAGTTTTGGTGCATGGATGACTGGAATTATTCTAATGAATGCTCCAAATGTGAACTTGGCAATTTCGTCTGCTGCAAACATATTTAACTTAATTGACCGTTTGCCCAGTATCAATGACCCGAATGATCAGCCTGTAAGTGAA GACATCACTGGTAATGTCAATATGGATAAAGTTGTATTCCACTATCCTAGCCGGCCTACAGCTAAAGTTCTTAGAGGATTTAGCCTACAAATTCCCCAAGGAAAGACTATAGCCTTAGTAGGGCCTTCTGGATGTGGGAAATCTACATGTATCCAGCTTCTTCTTAGATTCTATAATCCAAATCAGGGAAGAATAGATTTCGACGGAGCATCAATCTGCGATATCTCTTTAAAACATCTTCGATCACAGCTCGCCTTGGTTTCTCAAGAGCCTATTCTCTTCGATAGAACCATAGCTGAAAACATCGCTTACGGTGATAATTCAAAGAAAGTGTCCATGGAAGAGATCATTGAAGCAGCCAAGGAAGCTCAAATTCATTCAGAATTTATTACAAAGCTGCCTTTA GGCTACGACACCCCTTTAGGTCCTAGAGGAACTCAGCTTTCTGGTGGACAGAAACAAAGAATCGCCATTGCCAGGGCGTTAGTTCGAAAGCCTAAAATCCTCCTCTTGGATGAGCCAACTTCAGCTTTGGATGCAGAGTGTGAAAAATCGGTCCAAACCGCTCTAGATAGGGCTAGTAAAAATCGTACTTGCATCGTAATTGCTCATAGACTCTCCACTATTCAAAATGCTGATTTAATTTGTGTTATAGAACGAGGACAGATCGTCAAGATGGGTACTTATGATGAAATCATAAATTCCGGAGAGTTGGACTATCAGTTATGA